ATTTAAATCGTCGCGAATTTTTTGCCCTTGGATTAACCAAGCTGATAATTCTGTTTGACTCAAAGGTTTTTTATTTGACCTGGTTTTTAGCCATTGAGTCAATGCTTGGGCATTTTTATCAGTGTATTTTACCCAAACATTAGTAAGACTCGTATCATCCAAGGGAATCTCTTCTAATCCTAAGGCTTTCTGTAGTTGTTTTTGTTGGTTTTTGCCAATTATATCGATAATATATTCGCTCTTATTAGCTTTAGCCAAAACCGCACCTAAAGCCTGAATATAACTTAGGCTGTTATCTTGTTTAATTTTACTCAGACTTAAAGGAAGTCCCAAGGGACGGAAACCCGACCAAAGAGCAAGTAAGAATAATAGGAATAATTGCACTAATAGGGGTAATAGGGGCGTAGAAGCGAAGTAACTATAGAGATTATTCTTAGCTTCAACAGCAATTATCTCTGAATCTTTATACCCATGGATATATTCATCAAACCAAATCGGTTGATTAGATTGAGTCACTAGTTGAGCGAGAAATTGATAATTAGCCAAATAATCTTGATAAGCATTGGCTGCGAGATAGGGAGTGGTAGCGTAAATAATTTTCCCTGAATCAACCTTTCTTTCCCAAACGATCGCTCCAGAAGCATCCCCGAGTAAAATTATCTCGTGTGGATCATTTCCTCGTCTACGGGTATCGATTCTTACTTCTCCTTGAGGAGTTGGTATTAGAGTGGAAAAAGTGGGGGCGATCGCGCTTTGAGCTAACCCTAAAACTACAAGAGTATTACCTTGACTTGCCCAATCTACTGGTACTAGTTCTGTTGGTTTTCCATAGACTTGTATCACAGTTACTGGAGACGATG
Above is a window of Gloeocapsa sp. PCC 73106 DNA encoding:
- a CDS encoding DUF4350 domain-containing protein, with translation MSQKQIRLSIAIAIGVLLILTIALAPRQSNSQSGSSYHRGPNGYGAWYSWMQEQQIEIERLLKPIEDLTPSSPVTVIQVYGKPTELVPVDWASQGNTLVVLGLAQSAIAPTFSTLIPTPQGEVRIDTRRRGNDPHEIILLGDASGAIVWERKVDSGKIIYATTPYLAANAYQDYLANYQFLAQLVTQSNQPIWFDEYIHGYKDSEIIAVEAKNNLYSYFASTPLLPLLVQLFLLFLLALWSGFRPLGLPLSLSKIKQDNSLSYIQALGAVLAKANKSEYIIDIIGKNQQKQLQKALGLEEIPLDDTSLTNVWVKYTDKNAQALTQWLKTRSNKKPLSQTELSAWLIQGQKIRDDLNHEAK